DNA sequence from the Deinococcus humi genome:
ACGGGAGAAGGGGTGGGCGACGTGGGCCGTTGGATAATCATCGGAAATCTGAAAAAACCACCTAATGCTCGAGGCTATAAACGGGCAAGGTGTGGCCCGAAAACATGCATAGCAACAGCTATTCCGGCCACCTGAACGGTGAACTCAGGGGCCAGTATCCGCAGGGTAAGGGGCCGGCCTTCAGAGACGATCCGCGGTAGGCCACCAACAATCACGGATGGGTCTTAAGGCCGTTCGTGGTGGGCGACAGGACCAGCTTCATGGCCTCATTCAGCCGTGAGAACTTCCGCCGCCTGCCCACCCCTGGCCATCCCTACAGTTCCTTCCAGATGGCCCGCGAGGACTGCGCCGACAGATGAGCGCCAGGACCATGTTCAAAGCGTAGAGCTACCTCGGCATGGAAGCGGCCATTGACACGTCGGCGGAAACCACGGGGATCCACGATGGGCAATCGCTGCTGCTGGTGCAGGAGGAGACAACCCAGAGGCGTGCTCTCTGAGGGCCCTGCTGGGGGTCACCAGCGGGCTGAGACGCTCCGCTCCACACCCCCGCGACATGGCGGCCATGGCCACTATAAGCGTGTGCTGGCCGTGATCTACTCGCCCTATGAAACTTCTGCTGTGGCCCGCGCTGCTGGCGCTGACCCTCCCCGGTTCCGGCCTTGCCGCCACCGTCGAGGACCACGCCAAGGCTGTTCTGGCCTTCGGTCCCCGCGTGGCGGGCAGCGCAGCCAATGGGCAGGCCCGCAGCTACCTGGAAGAGCAGTTCCGAGCGCTGGGTTACCAGACACGGCGCGAGGCTTTCTCCTATCCGCGTTTCGACGATCTGGGTTCGGACGTGCGCGTGGGAGAACAGGTCCTGGGAGGCAACGCCCTGCAAGACTCCGCCGGGGGCGAGGTCACAGCTCCAGCGGTGCGCGTGCCGGGGGTGGGCACCTCTGCCGACTTCGCGCGCGTGGACGTGCGTGGGCGAGTGGCGGTGGTGCAGCGCGGGCAGATTCCCTTTATCGACAAGGCCCGCGCAGCGCTGGCGGCGGGTGCAGTGGGCGTCATTATCGTCAACAACAGCGCCGGGGACCTCCGGGGCACGCTGGGGCAAGCTCTGAACCTGCCTGTACTGGGCGTATCAACCACGGTGGGCGCGGCCCTGAAGGACAATCAACCGGTGACCCTGCGCGTCCGCGTGCGCCAGGGCGAGGTTCAGGCCGTCAACCTGATCGCCTTCAAGGCAGGGGTGGACAGGCCAGAAGTGCTGTTCGGCGCGCATCTGGATTCGGTGCAGGGTGCGCCGGGGGCCAACGATAACCTGTCGGGCAGTCTGGCCGTGCTGGAAATTGCGCGGCAGGCGGCCAACACGTCGCTCTCGGCCCGCAGTTTCTTTGTGCTGTTCGACGGCGAGGAGGACGGCCTGCTGGGTTCGCGCGCTTTTGTGAAGGATAATCCCAGCGTTACCGGGGGGCTGAAGGCCATGCTGAATCTGGACATGGTGGGCGTGAACGTCATGCCCCTGAGCATCAGCGGTGAGGCTCCGCTGGTGGAGGCGGCGCGGCGCGCAGGGGTGGAGGCCAGCGTGGGCACCCCTGGCAGCAGCGATCAGGTGCCGTTCCGGCAAGCCGGAGTGCCCACCCTGTTCTTCCACCGGGGCCTGGACGCCAACTACCACCAGCCCGGCGACACGCTGCTGGACTCGGAGCTGGTGAGGCAAGCGGCAACGGCGGCCTTCACCATTACCAATGGGGTGTTGAGCGCCGTTCCGGCGAACTGACTGCGCCCAAACGCCTCTCTGACAGGATCTAGAGGAGCCTGGAAGCGTTCCTCTAGACTCCCGCCATGCCCAATCCACGCGATCTCGGCCTGCCGTTCACCGGCCAAACAGGTCCCCTGAATGCCATCACCGACCTGGCAGGTCTGGAAGTCGGCCACGTCACGCTGATCCTGGGCGAGGGCAAACATGCGGTCCGCACCG
Encoded proteins:
- a CDS encoding M28 family metallopeptidase; the encoded protein is MKLLLWPALLALTLPGSGLAATVEDHAKAVLAFGPRVAGSAANGQARSYLEEQFRALGYQTRREAFSYPRFDDLGSDVRVGEQVLGGNALQDSAGGEVTAPAVRVPGVGTSADFARVDVRGRVAVVQRGQIPFIDKARAALAAGAVGVIIVNNSAGDLRGTLGQALNLPVLGVSTTVGAALKDNQPVTLRVRVRQGEVQAVNLIAFKAGVDRPEVLFGAHLDSVQGAPGANDNLSGSLAVLEIARQAANTSLSARSFFVLFDGEEDGLLGSRAFVKDNPSVTGGLKAMLNLDMVGVNVMPLSISGEAPLVEAARRAGVEASVGTPGSSDQVPFRQAGVPTLFFHRGLDANYHQPGDTLLDSELVRQAATAAFTITNGVLSAVPAN